A single region of the Pseudomonas sp. GGS8 genome encodes:
- a CDS encoding disulfide bond formation protein B has product MSLACSRSLFFMVFIAGALALGVSYYLEYAVGLKPCGLCLLQRVCLALLTGVCLTASVQGPGRFGSFLYWLLGLLCSLAGTVTAWRQVLLQSDPMHQLLECSPNLTDSFASTPWLCVVQRMFKGAADCAEISWTLFDLSIPEWSLLFFVAMMILGGYQLLRLVWIACQRPLSDKSSRRVLAGD; this is encoded by the coding sequence ATGTCTTTGGCCTGCTCACGCTCCTTGTTTTTCATGGTTTTCATTGCAGGTGCCCTGGCCTTGGGCGTTTCCTATTACCTGGAATACGCGGTCGGCCTCAAGCCTTGCGGGTTGTGCCTGTTGCAGCGGGTTTGCCTGGCGCTGCTCACGGGTGTCTGCCTGACGGCGTCGGTGCAGGGGCCTGGTCGTTTCGGATCATTCCTGTATTGGCTACTGGGTCTGCTTTGCAGTCTGGCGGGTACTGTCACGGCGTGGCGGCAGGTCTTGTTGCAGAGCGATCCGATGCATCAGCTATTGGAATGCTCGCCCAATCTGACCGATTCGTTCGCCAGTACCCCTTGGTTGTGTGTCGTGCAGCGAATGTTCAAGGGAGCCGCCGACTGCGCGGAGATTTCCTGGACGCTGTTCGACCTGAGCATTCCGGAATGGAGCCTGCTGTTCTTCGTTGCGATGATGATCCTGGGCGGGTATCAGTTGCTGCGCCTTGTCTGGATCGCGTGTCAGCGACCGCTCAGCGACAAGTCGTCGCGCCGGGTACTGGCGGGCGATTAA
- the rsd gene encoding sigma D regulator: MLDSCQNAQERWGGVHKLIDRWLQEREELVKAFHDLRNAKPAFADKSLNGRFCEILVDYVSAWHFEVSEHLVNEAKAFGDDGGLELAEQINPRIDVSTEMALSFNDHCHKGDCNDTERFAEALEKLGSQLRERFELEDCLIEVLHTAHKEESSVQA, translated from the coding sequence ATGTTAGATAGTTGTCAGAATGCTCAGGAACGCTGGGGTGGGGTTCATAAGCTCATTGACCGCTGGCTACAAGAGCGTGAAGAGTTGGTAAAGGCATTCCACGACTTGCGAAATGCCAAACCGGCTTTCGCCGACAAATCCTTGAACGGTCGATTCTGCGAGATTCTTGTCGATTACGTTTCTGCCTGGCACTTCGAAGTGAGTGAGCATCTGGTCAATGAGGCCAAGGCCTTTGGCGACGATGGCGGCCTTGAACTGGCGGAGCAGATCAACCCGCGTATCGACGTGAGCACAGAGATGGCGCTGTCGTTCAATGATCATTGCCACAAGGGTGACTGCAACGACACCGAGCGTTTCGCCGAAGCGCTGGAAAAGCTGGGCAGCCAACTGCGTGAACGCTTCGAACTGGAAGATTGCCTGATCGAAGTGCTGCATACCGCCCACAAGGAAGAGAGTTCGGTTCAGGCCTGA
- a CDS encoding AlgP family protein: MSATKKPVNTPLHLLQQLSGSLLEHLENACSQALADAEKLLAKLEKQRGKAQEKLHKSRTKLQDAAAAGKAKAQAKAKEAVKELEDLLDALKDRQSETRSYILQLKRDAQESLKLAQGVGRVQEAVGKALSLRSAKPAAAPAKKAAAKPAAAKAPAKPAAAPVKKTAAKAPVKAAAKPAAKKPVAASAAKPAAKPAVAKPAAKPAAAKTAAAKPAAKTTAAKTAVAKPAAVKPAAKPAAKTAAAKPAAKPAAKSVAVKTAAAKPAAKPAAKPAAKAAAKPAAKPAAKPATAAKPAVAKPAAKPAAKPAAKPAVKKPVVAAKPTTASVAKPATPAPSASASPAATTSTASPAPTPAAPSSTSTTPTSAS, from the coding sequence ATGTCGGCCACCAAGAAGCCAGTAAATACTCCGTTGCACTTACTCCAACAACTCTCGGGCAGCCTGCTCGAGCATTTGGAAAACGCTTGTTCCCAAGCCTTGGCTGATGCTGAAAAACTGCTCGCCAAACTGGAAAAACAGCGCGGAAAAGCACAGGAAAAACTGCACAAATCCCGCACCAAATTGCAGGACGCTGCGGCGGCCGGCAAAGCCAAGGCACAAGCCAAGGCCAAAGAGGCGGTGAAAGAACTTGAGGACCTGCTCGACGCTCTCAAGGATCGTCAGTCCGAAACGCGCAGCTACATCCTGCAACTCAAACGCGACGCTCAAGAAAGCCTGAAACTGGCCCAGGGTGTCGGTCGTGTCCAAGAGGCTGTCGGCAAGGCGTTGTCCCTGCGTTCGGCCAAGCCAGCCGCGGCACCTGCGAAGAAAGCCGCTGCCAAACCGGCTGCTGCAAAAGCACCGGCCAAGCCTGCTGCAGCTCCTGTTAAAAAAACCGCGGCTAAGGCACCGGTAAAAGCCGCAGCAAAACCTGCGGCGAAAAAACCAGTTGCTGCCAGCGCTGCGAAACCTGCGGCTAAACCAGCAGTTGCCAAACCTGCCGCCAAGCCAGCCGCTGCCAAAACAGCTGCCGCTAAACCTGCTGCAAAAACCACGGCTGCCAAAACCGCCGTGGCGAAACCTGCAGCGGTCAAACCGGCTGCAAAACCAGCAGCCAAAACTGCCGCGGCAAAACCAGCTGCCAAGCCGGCCGCCAAATCTGTCGCGGTTAAAACCGCTGCAGCCAAGCCTGCTGCAAAACCGGCAGCGAAACCTGCTGCAAAAGCTGCAGCCAAACCCGCCGCTAAACCGGCTGCCAAGCCAGCCACTGCTGCCAAACCAGCTGTAGCGAAACCGGCAGCCAAACCTGCTGCCAAGCCAGCAGCCAAACCGGCCGTGAAAAAGCCAGTCGTCGCTGCGAAGCCGACTACCGCCTCTGTTGCCAAGCCAGCAACCCCGGCCCCGTCAGCATCGGCTTCGCCGGCGGCTACCACCTCGACAGCTTCGCCTGCGCCAACGCCAGCCGCACCGTCGAGCACCAGCACCACCCCAACCAGCGCTTCCTAA
- a CDS encoding FKBP-type peptidyl-prolyl cis-trans isomerase: MSRYLFLSLCMFFPVVQAAEKTTTNDAHDLAYSLGASLGERLRQEVPDLQLQALLEGLQQAYQGKPLALKDEQIEQILAEHEAQVAEQPAVPQSEVALEKERRFLTEEKAKPGVRELADGILLTELAPGTGAKAGPNGKVQVLYIGRLPDGTVFDQNSQPQWFNLDSVIAGWRSALQDMPVGAKWRLVIPSAQAYGADGAGDLITPFTPLVFEVELRGATS, encoded by the coding sequence ATGTCGCGCTACCTTTTTTTATCGCTGTGCATGTTTTTTCCCGTGGTCCAGGCCGCCGAAAAAACCACCACAAATGACGCTCACGATCTCGCTTACAGCTTGGGTGCGAGCCTTGGCGAACGGTTGCGCCAGGAGGTTCCGGACCTGCAACTTCAGGCACTGCTCGAAGGTTTGCAGCAAGCCTACCAGGGTAAGCCGCTGGCGCTGAAGGACGAACAGATCGAACAGATTCTTGCCGAGCACGAAGCCCAGGTCGCCGAGCAACCCGCCGTTCCGCAAAGCGAAGTCGCCCTCGAAAAAGAGCGGCGTTTTCTCACCGAAGAAAAAGCCAAACCTGGGGTTCGCGAATTGGCGGATGGAATATTGCTGACAGAGCTGGCGCCGGGCACTGGCGCCAAGGCGGGTCCGAACGGCAAGGTCCAGGTGCTGTATATCGGACGCTTGCCTGACGGCACAGTGTTCGACCAGAACAGCCAACCGCAGTGGTTCAACCTTGATAGTGTGATCGCAGGCTGGCGCAGTGCATTGCAAGATATGCCGGTCGGCGCGAAATGGCGCCTGGTAATTCCATCGGCGCAAGCCTATGGCGCCGACGGTGCCGGCGACTTGATCACGCCGTTCACGCCGCTGGTATTCGAAGTCGAATTGCGTGGTGCTACAAGCTGA
- a CDS encoding TIGR02444 family protein, whose product MSSDLWSFSLDTYARPGVEGACLQLQSKGANVCLLLCGLWLGERGVTCNEQRLQLLRDVAGPWDADVVQPLRALRQQWKAAASEDAGLDDLREQVKTLEMEAERHLLLRLERLAQSWPQCEATDLTAWLEGVAAGAAALDRDALHQLRVAVTGT is encoded by the coding sequence ATGTCCTCTGACCTGTGGAGCTTTTCCCTCGACACCTACGCCCGTCCCGGTGTTGAAGGTGCCTGCCTGCAATTGCAGTCGAAGGGAGCGAACGTGTGCCTGCTGCTGTGCGGGTTATGGCTGGGAGAACGTGGCGTTACCTGCAACGAACAACGCTTGCAGCTGCTGCGCGATGTAGCCGGGCCTTGGGACGCGGATGTCGTGCAACCATTGCGCGCCTTGCGCCAGCAATGGAAAGCCGCCGCGAGCGAGGATGCCGGGCTGGATGACTTACGCGAACAAGTGAAGACGCTGGAGATGGAAGCCGAAAGGCATTTGTTGCTGCGACTGGAGCGTTTGGCGCAGAGTTGGCCGCAGTGTGAGGCGACCGATCTAACGGCCTGGCTGGAAGGTGTGGCGGCAGGCGCCGCCGCCCTGGACCGCGACGCGCTGCATCAGCTGCGCGTCGCGGTAACCGGCACTTAG